In Bernardetia litoralis DSM 6794, the genomic window TGTTTTTTTGGATTTCTATGAATATACGAAACCAAATTTGAAAAATAACTAGCATTATCAACTTCTATTCGTTTGAATGGACGTTGAAAAAGTGTACCTGTACGTATTGGTCTAAGATATTTATTGAAACCTTGAGCATAGGCATTAAAAAAATGAGAAAATTGTCTGCTCGGTACTACTATTTGAGCAGCTTTTTTATTGACTTTATCTTGCAAAAATTCTGGATATAAATCGCCATAAGTAGGCAAAATTTCTTTGATTCTCACTAAAAAATGAAAATGATTTCCTAATAAACAGTACGCATACGTATCTACTATACACGAACAATGCTCATCATAAAGTCTCAAAAAGTGTTTATAATTTTCATCAGTTTTAAAAATGCTCGTTCCATCAATTCCTCTGTTGTAGATATGATACATCTTTCCTGCTTCTAAAGGTGGATAATAATTTTTTGCCATAGTTGTATTTTTATTTAAGAAAACTTTGTCAGTAGTTTTTCGGTAATCCGAATAACTCTGACAATAGTTGCTAGTAGTTTATGCGTATTTCCAAACTATTGACAGCCTTCTGAAAGGACTGTCAAAGTTAAAAAAAGAAAACTTTGTCAGTAGTTTTTCAGTAATCCGAAATAACTCTGACAATAGTTGCCCCTGCTCTTGCTCGGCTGTCCAAAAATTGCCGTCGCTTGGCTTTGCCGAGTGACTTCTATGTATTCGGCTTGTAACCGTGGTTTCTGTATTTGCTATTTTAAGTTGTACTTTTTTTTATTTTGAATATAAATTCTTAGATTTGTGCTATCTTTTTAAAATACAAACTACACGGCAGGGATGCCGAATACATAGTAATCACTCGGCAAAGCCAAGCGATGGCATTTGTGGTTTTGCGAGCGACAGCAGGGGATATTAATTTTTTTATATTATGAACGATTTTATCACTTGGCTAACATCAGTCAATTACGTATTCACTTCCATTATTATATTGTTTTTTTTCTGTTTCTACATTTTCGGAAAAAAAGAATTTAAAGAATTTGTAGATAAAGTAAAAGAAAAATTAAACGATGATTAATTTTATATACAGTATATTATTGATAATGACACTAATAAGTCAGTTGATAATGCTTATAATAATATCTATGTTTTTAGTTGATAGAGATTATTTTATAAATCTTTTAGTGGATATAATCAATAAATACGATATACACATAGAGCTTTTCATGAGTGAGAAAGAATTAGAGAAGAGAAAGCAAAAGCGTAACAAACCTTTTTAAACAGTTCTCCCTGCCCCTGCTCTGCCTCGCAAGAAATAAAACAGCTCTCCTGCTGTGGCTCGTAAGATTGCCATCGCTCGTTTTTAACGAGTGACTCCAGCTCTCGCTCGCATTTTGCGAGTGATTTCTATGTATTCGGCTTGTAACCGTGGTTTCTGTATTTGCTATTTTAAGTTGTACTTTTTTTTATTTTGAATATAAATTCTTAGATTTGTGCTATCTTTTTAAAATACAAACTACACGGCAGGGATGCCGAATACATAGTAATCACTCGGCAAAGCCAAGCGATGGCATTTGTGGTTTTGCGAGCGACAGCAGGAAGTATAATATTTTTCACAACACGAGTAAAAATTTATGTTAAAAATATACACTTTATTTATTTTATTTACTTTTACATGCTGCAAAAATAGTTACAAAAACAAAGATAAAATAAATACTATATATTCTGAAGGTACATCTAATAAGATAGATACAGTGTCTTCAGAATATATATCGAGATACCTAAAAATTGATGTTTGTAACTCTGATAAAGGATTGTATGATCAATTAAGCAGAAATTTTATCAGTGTCATACTACATAATATTTCTAGTGATTCAATATCTTTTATCACTCATTCAAATAGCCAAGAGTGGGTAGTTTTAGATACTACAAGTGAATATCAAATATATTTGCCATATTATTCTAATGTCAATTATATTGGTAAAACTAAGTTAGCTCCGAATGAAAAATATACACTTGATCTTATATTAGCACCAGATTCGGTAAAAAATGTAAATATAGGTTTTTATGTTACAGCAATAGACAAATTACACAATGGTTTTATTTCTTATGATACAAATATTAAAGAGCAAGAATACTTAAAAAAACACATAGAATGGCAAGGCTTACTTAGATATTCTGGAATGCTATGTAAATGCAAAGAATAACACCCCTGCTGCATCTCGGCTGCCGAAAAATGAATAAAAAATAATAGCCCCTGCTGTCCCTCGGCTATCTAAATAGCCGTCGCTTGGCTTTGCCGAGTGACTAATATGTATTCGGCTTGTAGCCGTGGTTTTTGTATTTGTTTTTATTGGCAATATAAGATTTAAAAAAGTGCCTATTTAGGCATTTTTTTATTGCTAATTTATTAAATTTGTAATATTGTTATATATAGTACAAAATTATGTCAGAATATAGAAAAACGTATGAAGGTGGATTATTTTTTATTACACTGACTGTTGTAGGTTGGATTGATGTTTTCACTCGCAAAGAATATGCTGATATACTTGTGGGAAGTTTAGAGTTTTGCAAGAAAGAAAAACAGTTAGCTATTTTTGCGTATGTAATTATGCCAAGTCATATTCATTTGATTGTTCGCAGAAATGAAGGTTTACTAAGTGATTGGCTTAGAGATTTTAAAAGTCATACAGCCAAAAAGATAATCAAAGAAATAGAAAATGGAGGTTTTGAAAGCCGAAAAGAATGGCTATTGCACATGTTCAAGTATTATGCAAAGTTTCAAGCTCAAAATAGCAACTATATGTTTTGGCAAAAATCAAATCACCCAACCGATTTATTTACAGAAAAAGTAATTAAACAAAAGATAGATTATATTCATCAAAACCCAGTCGCAGCAAATATAGTAACTGAAGAAAGTTATTATCATTACAGTAGTGCCAATCCATTATCGCCTTTAAAAATGAATGATGAAGATTGAAAAATGATTATGCTTTTTGATAGAATTTTCTTAGATCTGTTGGTTATACATTATCAAATACAAATACACGGCTACAAGCCGAATAAATATCGCCCACTCGTTAAAGACAAGTGAGAGCCATTTTTGGATAGCCGAGCAAGGGGACATCTTTTTGTCAAAAAATAGAAATAAAAAATATTAGTTTTGCCTTAGAACCGAGCTTATAAAGCTGATAAAAACTATCATTAACATTTGTTTAATGAAGATAGGCATAATGTTTTGCCACAGAAATTTGAACATAAAAAACTTTTAAAAGTTTAGCAAGAAAAGGAGTTAAGAAAGTCCACTTTCACCAAGTCATACCATTAGCAAATATTCCCCCTTAAATTAAATTACAAATGAAGATTTACAAACTTTTGATTATAATTATATTTCTAACATCTTGTTCAAAATTGAATACAATAACTAAAAAAGAGACTACTGAGATATCCGATATTGTATCACTTGAAGGTTCTTGGGGTGCTCGCTTATATGTGAGAGGTGGTGAGGATTTAGATAAATATGTTAAACCTACAACAGATGGTGGAAAAGGCTATGATTATGTAGCAGGAGCAAAAGAAATAATAAGTAGTTATCCTACTATGGGGCATATAATAACAAATGCAACTAATAATGCAAATTCACAATTATGGACTTTAAGAACTAACCAAAACATAGATGCTGTAATGGGAATTGCAGGTGCAGTAATAGATGAAGAATTTGTTCCCAGCTTGGAAAATGAACAAATTATTATTGACGTAATCACAGAGTTTAAAAATGCAAATAAAAAAGTGCTGTTATACTTAAACGGAATGAGTCCTGCTGACAGAGCTACAAGTAAAGGAGCTGAATCTTGGAATAATTATGTTACAACATATTTTGCTGGTAACGAACATAAAGCTTGGATGAATTTATGTGAAGGCTATATCAAACGATTTGAAGAGTTAGGTGTAGATGGCTATTGGATAGATGCCTTTAACAGATACCCAGGAGATAACACTGATAGAGAAGAGTTTGTGCAAATGATTCGCAATATAGACTCAGATGTAATTTTAGCAGTAAACTATAAGAAAGATTATTTTAAAGATGAAAATGGTAACTTCTTAAAGGTTGATAGTGATGGACTTGACGATAAAGATGAAACTAATTATAAAATAATAAAAATGGCTGCCAAAAATCCTTGGTCAGATATAACAGCAGGGCATATAACCCCTTTAAGGCAGGGCGCACCACCAAATTCTTGGGCATACGAAGAGTTTACAGTTACTGATATTGAAGCTTCTCCAACAAGTTCATATGATGGCTCAGATACAACATTAAAACATTTATTTTTACCAATAAGAGCAACTTGGTCTAGTGAAAGAAGTGATTTGATGTTTAATGGAGAGCAAGCTTATAGGTTTGTTAAAAGAATTACAGATGCTGGTGGTTGTGTTACTTTTTCAACAACAACTGATACTGATGGAACTACAATGGAAGATGAAGAAAGTGTGTTAAAGTATGTTGATGAACACCTTAGTAAAGGAGCTACACCAACAAAATATGTTCGTCCTAAAGAAGCTTTTCTAATTAGTGAATAAGAAAAAAACGATTTGAATAACATCCCTGTTGTGGCTTGTAAGATTGCCACCGCTCGTTTTTGAAGAGTGACTACTATATATTCGGCATTCTGCCGTGGTTTTTGTATTTCGTAGCATTTATACTGGTTAAGAAGTGGTTTTAGAAATTGTGGCACTATCAGTACACCTTCAAAGGTGTCAGATAGTTTGTTTTTAAACTGTACTGACACTTTTGAAAGTGTCTGACAGATTTATTTATTCTAAAACCAAAATTAGTTCAGTATATTCCAAATAAATAATCTGTTAGAGCTTCTATAAGTGTTTGATATTATATCTAAATAAAAAAATGTGCATAACAAATTGTTGCATAAATAGAGCTTGAACCCTATTTTTATTTTTATAATGTGATAATTTGTTATGCACTCATAAAAAAATGCTTCTTAAAAAATCAAAACAATTCTTTTTAGAATCAAAAAACACTAAATCAAATCTAACTTTTAGCGTACCTTTGGCGTTAAGACCAAATCATTGTTGATACAATCATTTTCAAAATTACGTACAACAGACTAGGAAATCTGTTGTGTAAAATAATAATATGAAAGAACTTTTTGCCTTAAATAAATATTTTTATCGTTACAAATGGCATCTTTTAGGTGGTATTTTTTTCGTGTTGTTGTCATGTGTTTTTGCTATTATTCCAGCTCAAATTGTGCGTTATGCTTTTGATTTAATAGCGAATACTATTAAAATGAATGACCTTTTCGAAGGAACAGCAGGACAAAAACAAGTAATGATTACATTTAGAAATGTAGTTTTGCTGTATGGAGGAATTATTTTATTGATGGCTTTTATTCGTGGTGTGTTTTTGTTTTTGCAACGCCAAACGATTATTGTCATGTCTAGGCTAATTGAGTATGATTTGAAAAATGATATTTATGTTCATTATCAAAAATTGCCTTTAGCTTTTTATAGAAAAAATAATACTGGTGACCTCATGAACCGTATTTCAGAAGATGTTTCACAAGTCAGAATGTATCTAGGTCCTGCTATTATGTACACCATTAATATGATTGGAACGGCTGTTTTGGTGATTTCTTATATGCTGACAATCAATGTACGACTTACACTTTTTGCACTTTTGCCTTTACCAATTCTTTCTCTGAGCATTTATTATGTCAATAATTTAATTAATAAACGTTCTATTTTGATACAAAAAAGTCTTTCCCAAATGACAACATTTGTTCAAGAAGCTTTTTCAGGAATTCGTGTTTTGAAAGCATACAACAGAGAAAATGATTTTTCAAAAGAATTTGAAGGAGAAACAAAAGAGTATTTTGATAAATCAGTTGATTTGGTGCGTGTAAATTCACTTTTTTTGCCTTTAATTGTTGGTTTGATTGGATTGAGTACTATTCTGACTGTTTATATTGGAGGAATTGAAGTGATGAAAGGCACAATTACAACAGGAAATATTGCTGAATTTGTGATTTATGTAAACCTTCTGACTTGGCCAGTGGCTTCTTTGGGTTGGGTTACTAGCCTTACACAACGTGCAGCAGCATCACAGGAGCGTATTAATGAATTTTTGAATACAAAAAGTGAAATTTTATCATTAAAAAATAAAACAACTTCAATAAATGGAGAGGTTACATTTGAAAATGTAACTTTGGTATATCCAGATTCTGGAATTAAAGCCCTAGATAATATATCTTTTGAGATTCGTGAAGGACAAACACTTGCTATTTTGGGAACAACAGGCTCAGGAAAAAGTACGATTGCAAATCTTATTTGTAGAATGTACGATGTAACCAGTGGCAAAATTTTGATAGACCACACAAATATAAAAGATTACGAAATTCAATATTTGCGCTCAAATGTGGGATATGTGCCACAAGAGGTGTTTTTATTTTCTGATTCTATTCGAAATAATATTGCTTTTGGATTTAATGAAAATGATTTTGAAGAAAATCAAATCAAAGAAGCTGCAAGAGATGCAGATCTTTTAGAAAACATAGAACGCTTTCCTGAAGGATTTGAAACAATGCTTGGAGAACGAGGAATTACACTTTCAGGAGGACAAAAACAGCGTGTAAGTATTGCAAGGGCAATTATTCGAAATCCAAAAATAATGATTTTGGATGATAGTCTTTCGGCTGTTGATACAAAAACAGAAAATGCAATTCTTCAAAATATGAAACGTATTATGAAAAATCGCACTTCTATTATTATTTCGCACCGTGTTTCTTCTGCTAAACTTGCTGATTATATTATTTTCTTAGACGAAGGTAAAATAACCGAACAAGGAACGCATCAAGAGCTTTTAAAATTAGGAGGACTTTATACAGAACTTTATGAAAAACAACTACATGAAGAGGTTTCTTAATTTTAAATTATGCAACTTTAATCCATTCTTCAGCAGCTTTGACAGTGCTAAAATACTCTATTTTGACAAGCCCTTGAAAGTGCATACGTGTCATTGCTGAAAGTTGTGTCGCAGGAAAACGTTTGAAAAAATCACGCTCTTCAATGATTGCCATTGATTGATAACCAGCTTCTAAAGCACGTTCCAACCAATCGCCCATTGCCCATTTTTGGTCTTTGGGTGCAAGTCCTTTTTTGATTTTACGGTCATCATTAATGATTTTAGAAATTTGGCGTTCTTTCATCCAAACAATAGTATCATTGAGTGCCTGACGGTAGCTTTCACTTTCCATATCGCCACGCCATTTTATCATCAAACAAGGCACTTCTGGATTTAATTTTATTGAATATTTTGGTGTATCAGCTAAAACTTCGAATTCAGTCATTAGTAATTTATATGTTTTGTTTTATTAAATTTCTTTTTTTTAATGAATGCAAAATTACACAATTTTTTTAAATCATAGCTACACATTTTAGTTCGATAGCAATTGGAGTTGGTAAAGCTGTAATTCCTAATGTTGTTCTACAAGGCTGATTTTCTTTGAAATATTCAGCATACACCTTATTATATTTCTTAAAATCATCTTCCATATTGGTAAGAAAAACTGTAACATCAACGAGCTTTTCCCAACTACTTCCACTTGCTTCTAAAATTGCTTTCACATTCTGAAAAACAGTATGACATTGTGCTTCTATATCATAGGAAACTAATTTTCCATTTTCATCATATACATTTCCATGTATTTCGTTTGTTTTGGCATCTCTTGCACCTACACCAGAAAGAAATAATAAATCGCCTACTTTGCGTGCAT contains:
- a CDS encoding REP-associated tyrosine transposase: MSEYRKTYEGGLFFITLTVVGWIDVFTRKEYADILVGSLEFCKKEKQLAIFAYVIMPSHIHLIVRRNEGLLSDWLRDFKSHTAKKIIKEIENGGFESRKEWLLHMFKYYAKFQAQNSNYMFWQKSNHPTDLFTEKVIKQKIDYIHQNPVAANIVTEESYYHYSSANPLSPLKMNDED
- a CDS encoding ABC transporter ATP-binding protein, translating into MKELFALNKYFYRYKWHLLGGIFFVLLSCVFAIIPAQIVRYAFDLIANTIKMNDLFEGTAGQKQVMITFRNVVLLYGGIILLMAFIRGVFLFLQRQTIIVMSRLIEYDLKNDIYVHYQKLPLAFYRKNNTGDLMNRISEDVSQVRMYLGPAIMYTINMIGTAVLVISYMLTINVRLTLFALLPLPILSLSIYYVNNLINKRSILIQKSLSQMTTFVQEAFSGIRVLKAYNRENDFSKEFEGETKEYFDKSVDLVRVNSLFLPLIVGLIGLSTILTVYIGGIEVMKGTITTGNIAEFVIYVNLLTWPVASLGWVTSLTQRAAASQERINEFLNTKSEILSLKNKTTSINGEVTFENVTLVYPDSGIKALDNISFEIREGQTLAILGTTGSGKSTIANLICRMYDVTSGKILIDHTNIKDYEIQYLRSNVGYVPQEVFLFSDSIRNNIAFGFNENDFEENQIKEAARDADLLENIERFPEGFETMLGERGITLSGGQKQRVSIARAIIRNPKIMILDDSLSAVDTKTENAILQNMKRIMKNRTSIIISHRVSSAKLADYIIFLDEGKITEQGTHQELLKLGGLYTELYEKQLHEEVS
- a CDS encoding RidA family protein, whose amino-acid sequence is MNQKFETDNAPKPVGLYPHARKVGDLLFLSGVGARDAKTNEIHGNVYDENGKLVSYDIEAQCHTVFQNVKAILEASGSSWEKLVDVTVFLTNMEDDFKKYNKVYAEYFKENQPCRTTLGITALPTPIAIELKCVAMI